Proteins encoded by one window of bacterium:
- a CDS encoding nitronate monooxygenase, with protein sequence MIKTRFTELFGVEHPIVMGGMQGVGRAELVAAAANAGTLPFLTALTQPTPEDLVKEIDRTRELTDRPFGVNITVLPSLREISHEEYAAAAIEGGIKIIETAGRSPEPFMKAFKEAGVRVIHKCTSVRHAVKAEKVGCDAVSIDGFECAGHPGEDDIPGLILIPCAADQVSIPLVASGGFGDARGLVAAIALGAEAINMGTRFLATQEAGVHPNMKQKLVDSDERDTALIFRTMRNTARVFRNAVAEEVVKVEATGGTIKDVAHLVSGERGRDAMSKGDVDGGIWTAGMVTGLIHDIPTCAELVNRIVSEAEALIQKRVAPVVA encoded by the coding sequence GTGATCAAGACACGCTTCACAGAACTGTTCGGTGTCGAGCACCCGATCGTCATGGGCGGCATGCAGGGGGTCGGCCGCGCCGAACTCGTCGCCGCCGCGGCCAATGCCGGTACCCTCCCATTCCTGACCGCACTCACCCAGCCCACGCCCGAGGATCTGGTGAAGGAGATCGATCGCACGCGCGAACTCACCGATCGACCTTTCGGCGTGAACATCACTGTGCTGCCTAGCCTACGTGAGATTTCTCACGAAGAGTACGCGGCTGCGGCGATTGAAGGTGGCATCAAGATCATCGAAACGGCGGGTCGCAGCCCCGAACCGTTCATGAAGGCGTTCAAAGAAGCGGGAGTGCGTGTAATCCACAAGTGCACGTCGGTCCGGCACGCGGTCAAGGCCGAAAAAGTAGGCTGCGACGCCGTGAGCATCGACGGATTCGAGTGCGCGGGTCACCCGGGCGAGGACGACATCCCGGGCCTGATCCTCATCCCGTGTGCGGCCGATCAGGTTTCGATCCCGCTGGTTGCGTCCGGCGGTTTCGGCGACGCGCGCGGACTCGTGGCTGCAATCGCGCTCGGCGCCGAGGCGATCAACATGGGAACCCGCTTCCTGGCAACCCAGGAAGCCGGAGTACACCCCAACATGAAGCAGAAGCTCGTCGATTCCGACGAGCGCGACACGGCGTTGATCTTCCGCACCATGCGCAACACTGCACGCGTCTTCCGCAACGCCGTCGCAGAAGAAGTCGTAAAGGTCGAAGCGACGGGCGGCACGATCAAGGACGTTGCGCACCTGGTTTCGGGTGAGCGCGGACGCGACGCTATGTCGAAGGGCGACGTCGACGGTGGCATCTGGACTGCCGGAATGGTCACTGGCCTGATCCACGATATTCCGACGTGCGCCGAACTCGTGAACCGCATCGTGTCGGAGGCCGAGGCTCTGATTCAGAAACGCGTCGCGCCCGTCGTCGCCTGA
- a CDS encoding ferritin-like domain-containing protein has product MPVEEIITQLTTHWKFDYEPKVKALRDLYEVAKKEQWNAAADINWNLEIDKEGDILAQPQDPTRELDAVLALPDKKRSEFAIANAAWTLSQFLHGEQGALLCCGQLVEAVPDIDGKLYAATQVVDEARHVEVFHRYLKRLHRVYPIDPALQAVLNAILEADMWQMKCVGMQVIVEGLAMGSFKIMKEESNDELLRNVVELTAQDEARHVSYGLIYMKDELPRMSDPDRNRVEDFAYTAVEALSGRKPGTGFTSQIDLFQEVGLDVGEVVTELTGKMADPEFVAKQPDAFRDYVMPQLNRLGIITDRTAPKYRELGFEV; this is encoded by the coding sequence ATGCCGGTTGAAGAAATCATAACTCAGCTCACCACACACTGGAAGTTCGACTACGAACCCAAGGTGAAAGCCCTTCGCGATCTCTATGAAGTCGCCAAGAAGGAGCAGTGGAACGCGGCCGCTGATATCAACTGGAACCTGGAGATCGACAAAGAGGGCGACATTCTCGCGCAGCCCCAGGATCCCACTCGCGAACTCGACGCGGTTCTGGCCCTGCCGGACAAGAAGCGCTCGGAATTCGCGATCGCCAACGCAGCCTGGACCCTGTCTCAATTCCTGCACGGAGAACAGGGCGCCCTGCTCTGCTGTGGCCAACTGGTCGAAGCCGTTCCCGACATCGATGGCAAGCTCTACGCAGCGACCCAGGTCGTGGACGAAGCGCGTCACGTAGAAGTCTTCCATCGCTACCTCAAGCGACTCCACCGCGTCTACCCCATCGACCCCGCGCTCCAGGCCGTGCTCAACGCGATCCTGGAAGCCGATATGTGGCAGATGAAGTGCGTCGGCATGCAGGTGATCGTCGAGGGGCTGGCGATGGGCTCTTTCAAGATCATGAAGGAAGAGTCCAACGACGAGTTGCTGCGCAACGTCGTCGAGCTGACCGCTCAAGACGAGGCGCGTCACGTGTCCTACGGGCTGATCTACATGAAGGACGAACTGCCTCGCATGAGCGATCCTGACCGCAATCGGGTCGAGGACTTCGCCTACACCGCAGTCGAGGCGCTGTCCGGGCGCAAGCCGGGCACCGGTTTCACCAGTCAGATCGATCTCTTCCAGGAGGTCGGCCTGGACGTGGGCGAGGTGGTGACCGAGCTAACGGGCAAGATGGCGGATCCCGAGTTCGTGGCCAAACAGCCGGATGCCTTCCGCGACTACGTCATGCCGCAACTCAATCGCCTGGGCATCATCACCGACCGCACCGCGCCCAAGTACCGCGAGTTGGGTTTCGAGGTCTAA
- a CDS encoding Lrp/AsnC family transcriptional regulator: MKLSEEHENQIIRAVQHAVPFSERPFAEIGTELGIPEPEVLEFLQKWSEQGTLREISAVLEGSALGYDSALVAGRVAEERLAEVVAILNDHPTITHNYLRDHEYNLWYTIAAPFAPGVDAHIAALSSACGTAFHALRRTETFKIGVNFDLRTRQNHTEVAPPSETGAVRLTDESRRLFRALQTPAPLVLRPFAELASACGTDEATLIAFGREHLGGAIRRYVGTLRHRKLGVRANAMTVWCAPSQRSSELGAILAAAPEVSHCYARNPIEGFPYTLYSMIHGPDLQACEVVAARLADKLQLAREDYRLLVSLEEYKKIRLRYFLPELDEWWAEHGA, encoded by the coding sequence GTGAAGCTGAGCGAGGAGCACGAGAATCAGATCATCCGTGCGGTTCAACACGCGGTGCCGTTCAGCGAGCGACCGTTTGCGGAGATCGGGACTGAGCTGGGCATTCCAGAGCCAGAGGTTCTGGAGTTCCTCCAGAAGTGGAGCGAGCAGGGGACTCTGCGCGAGATCTCGGCAGTTCTCGAAGGCAGCGCGCTCGGTTACGACAGTGCCCTTGTCGCAGGAAGGGTCGCCGAGGAGCGCCTCGCCGAAGTAGTCGCAATCCTGAACGATCACCCCACCATCACGCATAACTATTTGCGCGATCACGAGTACAACCTCTGGTACACGATCGCAGCGCCATTCGCCCCTGGAGTCGATGCGCATATCGCGGCGCTCTCAAGCGCCTGCGGAACCGCCTTTCACGCGCTGCGGCGCACCGAGACCTTCAAGATTGGCGTCAATTTCGATCTGCGTACGCGCCAGAACCATACCGAGGTGGCCCCTCCCTCCGAAACGGGTGCCGTGCGGCTCACTGACGAGAGCCGTCGTCTGTTTCGCGCCCTGCAGACCCCGGCCCCTCTGGTTTTACGGCCTTTTGCAGAGCTGGCCAGCGCTTGTGGTACCGACGAGGCGACGCTGATCGCATTCGGTCGCGAGCATCTGGGAGGCGCAATCCGCCGCTACGTCGGCACCCTGCGCCATCGCAAACTCGGCGTTCGCGCCAATGCAATGACCGTGTGGTGCGCACCGAGCCAGCGCTCGAGCGAACTCGGGGCCATCCTGGCGGCTGCACCCGAGGTCAGCCACTGCTACGCACGCAATCCCATCGAGGGCTTTCCCTACACGCTCTACAGCATGATCCACGGTCCGGATCTGCAAGCCTGCGAGGTCGTCGCAGCTCGCCTGGCCGACAAGCTGCAACTCGCTCGCGAAGACTACCGCCTGCTGGTGAGCCTCGAGGAGTACAAGAAGATCCGCCTGCGCTATTTCCTGCCCGAACTCGACGAGTGGTGGGCGGAGCACGGAGCCTAG
- a CDS encoding protein nirF: protein MRLVIISILLACLFSAEVAHAQGTGSRVFVVERASSSLAVYDLATRELNPKRITGLGNLRHATMIFSPDLRYGYLSSRSGQVSRIDLEKLERAGEVFTSKSSIDNAISQDGRLIATAEYVPGGVTVLDARTLKLVKRFDATFQYKGEAVPSRVTGIVDAPGNRFVCVLMEGAEIWVIDASGPELVVERRVKLEEHGMPYDAMITPDGRNYVVGHLESDTVTVLDLTDPQSRPRAVSLRDPKRTYPRGAPVKLPHLASWAVAGQFIFVPLVGEGRLAVLDRSSFAFMQSIPLRGHPVYAVRSPTEREVWVSFSGEKDDAFVQVIDVERLAVVDTIKLAGRIYHMDFTPRGSHVLVSANRANQLLLVNATTRKIEDVETLASPSGIFGPWRAFEIGL from the coding sequence ATGAGACTTGTCATCATCAGTATTTTGCTTGCTTGCTTGTTCAGCGCCGAGGTTGCGCATGCACAGGGAACGGGCTCGCGGGTATTCGTTGTGGAGCGCGCTTCCAGTAGCCTCGCCGTCTATGATCTGGCCACGCGAGAACTCAATCCGAAGCGCATCACGGGCCTCGGCAATCTGCGTCATGCCACGATGATCTTTTCGCCGGATCTGAGATATGGCTATCTCTCTTCGCGCAGCGGCCAGGTGAGCCGAATTGATCTGGAAAAGCTCGAACGGGCGGGAGAGGTGTTCACCTCGAAGAGTTCGATCGATAACGCGATCAGCCAGGACGGGCGTTTGATCGCCACGGCCGAGTACGTGCCGGGGGGCGTCACCGTCCTCGACGCGCGGACCTTGAAGCTGGTGAAGCGCTTCGACGCTACGTTTCAGTACAAAGGCGAAGCCGTGCCCTCGCGTGTGACCGGTATCGTCGATGCGCCTGGAAACCGTTTCGTCTGTGTGTTGATGGAAGGTGCCGAGATCTGGGTGATCGACGCTTCGGGCCCCGAACTCGTCGTCGAGAGGCGCGTGAAGCTCGAAGAGCACGGCATGCCCTACGACGCCATGATCACTCCGGACGGTCGGAACTACGTGGTGGGTCATCTGGAGTCCGACACTGTCACGGTGCTCGATCTCACCGATCCGCAGTCACGTCCTCGGGCGGTGTCTCTGCGCGATCCGAAGCGCACCTATCCGCGCGGTGCGCCCGTGAAGCTGCCACACCTGGCGTCGTGGGCCGTCGCGGGCCAGTTCATCTTCGTGCCCCTGGTCGGTGAGGGCCGACTAGCCGTGCTCGATCGGAGTTCATTTGCCTTCATGCAATCGATTCCCCTGCGCGGCCATCCTGTATACGCCGTGCGTTCGCCGACGGAACGCGAGGTCTGGGTGAGTTTTTCGGGCGAGAAGGATGATGCTTTCGTTCAGGTGATCGATGTCGAGCGACTGGCCGTGGTCGATACGATCAAACTGGCCGGCCGCATCTACCACATGGATTTCACGCCGCGTGGCTCGCATGTGCTCGTCAGCGCGAATCGCGCCAACCAGCTACTGCTCGTGAACGCGACGACCCGCAAGATCGAGGACGTCGAGACTCTGGCTTCGCCTTCCGGTATCTTCGGTCCCTGGCGCGCATTCGAGATCGGGTTGTAA